One stretch of Diorhabda carinulata isolate Delta chromosome 5, icDioCari1.1, whole genome shotgun sequence DNA includes these proteins:
- the LOC130893987 gene encoding uncharacterized protein LOC130893987: MSHVQRRCASREDMLRMQRLILEGLEVALHLCNTFLFYCGPNRIMDILSQILPTAYYTNVGYWPFYETENGHSLCVCGIFEIPCLHDFTSKTQINLRDISEPYYFKAQHVKITFTDLEIDIHYPKENNVILNDFEIVIKYKLKQFWTNEQFTDSRYVDTTFVNVLSCAFVEMKQTFKDFCIFIKPHPLSLPVYGYYFPTLTTISDSGKNYPKYYIVNRERCPNYTVKIIDYTTYNSDSYSNCNREEESNDIIIIDDDD, encoded by the exons ATGAGTCACGTACAACGACGGTGTGCTTCTAGAGAAGATATGCTGCGAATGCAAAGATTAATATTGGAAGGTCTCGAAGTGGCTTTACATCTTtgcaatacttttttgttttattgtggACCTAATAGG attatggatattttgagTCAAATTCTACCGACTGCGTATTACACGAATGTTGGTTATTGGCCGTTTTACGAAACGGAAAATGGTCATAGTCTTTGCGTTTGCGGTATTTTTGAAATACCGTGCCTTCATGATTTTACCTCGAAAACACAGATTAATCTAAGAGATATATCAGAACCGTATTATTTCAAAGCTCAACACGTTAAAATTACATTTACA GATTTGGAAATCGATATACATTATCCCAAGGAGAATAATGTAATATTAAATGATTTcgaaattgttattaaatataaattaaaacaattttggaCTAACGAACAATTTACCGATAGCAGATATGTAGATACAACTTTTGTGAATGTATTAAG TTGTGCTTTTGTTGAAATGAAACAAACGTTCAAagatttttgtatattcatcAAACCTCATCCTCTGTCACTTCCTGTCTACGGTTACTATTTTCCAACGTTAACAACTATTTCCGATAGTGGAAAGAATTATCCAAAATACTATATCGTTAATAGGGAAAGGTGTCCaaattatacagtgaaaattattgattatacaACTTATAACAGCGACAGCTATTCTAACTGTAATAGAGAAGAAGAAAGTAATGACATTATAATAATTGACGATGATGATTAG